Proteins from one Candida orthopsilosis Co 90-125, chromosome 2 draft sequence genomic window:
- a CDS encoding Alg1 protein (protein similar to S. cerevisiae Alg1p, a mannosyltransferase involved in N-linked protein glycosylation), translating to MSEIIKYQGFDHVWKYTGPWFYYMLAAYICLPIIAYKLLPYFSQSRRSPSRKSVLIFVLGDLGHSPRMSYHALSFSKAGFDVSLCGYIETRPLDEIVDDLNIDIVPIGVVHNVYNFPFAIFAAQKILTQVKQLVKLLWNRGGEMDVVMIQNPPSIPILLIVLLFKFFIHRHWKVVIDWHNLNYTILNLRFQNVNHPFVKLMKLYESFLGKFADLNITVTKKMKKFLINDFGVAKSKVTTFYDRPGTQFMPAESTDIRKSHEIFQDIKDIELYKILISSTSFTPDEDFDLLLDALKIYDNLEKSNAPPILLIVTGKGPLKEKFVQRVIELDYSPKIIVKTAWLTSEDYPKILAQADLGISLHTSSSGIDLPMKIVDFFGCGVPVISLSFPAIDELVKDGDNGLIARKSTAENLVELLEKVFVDDDLLSNLKEGALRESKSRWEENWTTVLRSKFVNKQSK from the coding sequence ATGAGTGAAATAATCAAGTATCAGGGATTTGACCATGTATGGAAATACACTGGACCATGGTTTTACTATATGCTTGCAGCTTATATTTGTCTTCCAATTATAGCATACAAATTGCTACCCTATTTTTCCCAAAGTAGGAGGTCACCCAGTCGCAAAAGCGTATTAATATTCGTATTGGGGGATTTAGGTCATTCGCCGAGGATGTCTTACCATGCATTGTCGTTTAGTAAAGCCGGGTTCGATGTCAGTTTATGTGGATACATTGAAACACGTCCACTAGAtgagattgttgatgatttgaatatCGACATTGTACCTATTGGCGTTGTCCATAATGTTTACAACTTTccatttgcaatttttgcaGCTCAAAAGATCCTTACACAAGTGAAACAATTGGTGAAGTTACTTTGGAATAGAGGTGGTGAAATGGATGTGGTAATGATACAGAATCCTCCCAGCATTCCGATATTGCTCATTGTTTTACTATTCAAGTTTTTTATACACAGACATTGGAAAGTTGTCATTGACTGGCATAATTTGAATTATactattttgaatttgaggTTCCAGAATGTCAATCATCCATTcgtgaagttgatgaagcttTACGAGAGCTTTTTAGGTAAGTTCGCCGATTTAAACATAACAGTGACaaaaaagatgaagaagtttttgattaatgattttGGAGTTGCCAAATCGAAAGTAACGACGTTTTACGACCGACCTGGAACGCAATTCATGCCAGCAGAAAGCACCGATATCCGAAAGAGTCACGAAATTTTCCAAGATATAAAGGATATCGAGTTGTATAAGATATTAATCAGCTCCACATCATTCACTCCCGATGAGGATTTTGACCTCTTGCTCGATGCTTTGAAGATCTACGATAACCTAGAAAAGTCTAACGCGCCTCCTATTTTACTCATTGTAACCGGAAAGGGCCCACTCAAGGAGAAATTTGTACAAAGAGTTATTGAACTTGACTATTCACCAAAAATTATTGTAAAAACTGCATGGTTAACCTCAGAGGATTATCCAAAGATCTTAGCACAAGCGGACTTGGGAATATCGTTGCATACATCCTCAAGCGGAATTGATCTACCCATGAAGATTGTTGACTTTTTTGGATGTGGTGTTCCTGTCATATCACTTAGTTTTCCTGCTATAGATGAACTAGTAAAGGATGGTGACAACGGACTTATTGCAAGAAAGTCTACAGCTGAAAATCTAGTTgaattattggaaaaagtATTTGTAGATGATGACTTGCTATCCAACTTGAAGGAGGGGGCTTTGAGGGAAAGTAAATCCAGATGGGAAGAAAATTGGACCACAGTTCTTCGGCTgaaatttgtaaataaaCAGTCGAAATAG
- a CDS encoding Hos1 histone deacetylase, translating to MNHIILTHSDLLTTLADELPCNKQRQSFVQGLLHAYKLDQQVEILPIIPIEWALLEQYHDTDFIKELQRPRDDLDKQSEDYKEIMESVSEEFEGLGDKEDELLDDSNDEKYGLAFDCCPFPFMRYYVNLTAASTIQLARKIAHSSIEIGSGRVIGINWYGGRHHCHRSKCSGFCYINDIVLGITTIRKMFSGNVFYLDLDLHNGDGVAEAFKYSKKVATCSVHRCDVGFFPAGSGKLEDSVSGMYNVPTKRGLTDEGMLWILQNVVFHLIDKHQPEYLVVQLGCDGLNTDPSNEWNMTIQGYSETIRLLIERVNIPVMVLGGGGYNYTEVAKCWTYVTGALLGYSADNFDEIPEHKLLDHYEVDGYRFWTDSNLQSGKMKNENDLEYLQCLQKHLLSL from the coding sequence ATGAACCATATTATCCTCACACATTCTGATTTATTAACTACACTAGCTGACGAACTACCGTGTAACAAACAACGACAGTCATTTGTTCAAGGTTTACTTCATGCTTATAAACTAGATCAGCAAGTCGAAATCTTACCAATTATTCCCATCGAATGGGCATTATTGGAACAATACCATGACACAGATTTCATAAAGGAGTTGCAACGACCTAGAGACGATCTTGACAAGCAATCGGAAGATTACAAAGAGATTATGGAGTCTGTATctgaagaatttgaaggTTTGGGTGATAAGGAAGACGAATTGCTTGATGACAgtaatgatgaaaaatacGGACTTGCATTCGATTGTTGTCCATTCCCATTTATGCGTTATTACGTGAATTTAACTGCTGCTTCTACAATACAACTAGCAAGAAAAATAGCGCACAGTTCCATAGAAATTGGATCTGGTAGGGTCATCGGAATAAATTGGTATGGTGGTAGACACCATTGTCATCGCTCTAAATGCTCAGGTTTTTGCTACATAAACGACATCGTTCTTGGAATAACCACCATTCGCAAGATGTTTTCCGGTAATGTTTTCTATTTAGATTTGGATTTGCATAATGGTGATGGAGTGGCTGAAGCATTTAAATATTCAAAGAAAGTTGCAACTTGTTCGGTGCATAGATGTGACGTTGGGTTTTTTCCAGCAGGGTCAGGAAAGTTAGAGGATTCTGTTTCTGGGATGTATAATGTACCTACAAAGCGAGGTTTGACCGATGAAGGTATGTTATGGATCCTCCAGAATGTAGTATTTCACTTGATCGATAAGCATCAACCGGAGTACTTGGTTGTGCAATTAGGATGTGATGGGCTTAATACAGACCCTAGTAATGAGTGGAACATGACAATCCAGGGGTATCTGGAGACAATACGATTATTGATTGAGAGAGTAAACATACCAGTTATGGTGCTAGGTGGTGGAGGTTACAACTACACCGAGGTTGCTAAATGTTGGACCTATGTAACTGGTGCATTGTTGGGTTACAGTGCTGACAATTTCGACGAAATTCCTGAGCATAAACTACTCGACCATTATGAAGTCGATGGTTATAGATTCTGGACTGATTCCAATCTACAACTGGGTAAAATGaagaatgaaaatgatttggaatattTGCAATGTTTGCAGAAGCATTTGCTATCTCTATAA
- a CDS encoding Rev1 protein (S. cerevisiae homolog REV1 has DNA-directed DNA polymerase activity, deoxycytidyl transferase activity and has role in error-free synthesis, error-prone translesion synthesis), translated as MDNVQYKHKEQVDQMAKGEGEELNESQYSIFLKSLHDETLISHINGLTQSQGQNELSFQEASTPKRLPSILSSASTDPFNDGLDEDILNLAENEQNQGREAVDDSNQVASNSASTHSNHLNEVDGESSESEKDESVIGKLHEFGDYRTYFDSKRMKQQRQDEAYVKWDRERRKLQNQNSQPSPIFSGCTIFVNGHTKPSINEIHRLVILRGGKFLSYLPNKSSATHIVCDRLTPKKKVMFKNCRVVKAQWVVDCVEADRLLDWQQYRLILDVVYNQKHLDFQSENPEAANANEDDVETPEDGPAPVDVVKDEAEAELEELDEEDDFGSTLLPDEENVLQKSQQFEKGAEEQRTGGESLSEDIPEFQVTPLSGSAKGVHKVKGRYVLDARHPDFLAGFFANSRLHYLSMWKANLRLKFLRKIIKENLHKPTQDPFHGNISESKVIMHIDFDCFFATASCLKHPDLDINKDPIAVGHGGNTSDVASCNYVARKFGVRNGMWLRSAQKLCPDLILLNYEFEAYERYSSEFYNYLVSCNYFDAIYPVSIDEVLVDATSYCNKSEKRVEETVKELSSLIRKHVYQLTNCSVSVGSASNVLLAKLALRRAKPDGQFSLFNGVAEFLRLVPVKDLPGVGRGILEKLEPEIGKSPPKIEDILPISSSRLIQLLGEKTGTKMYQYTRGIDHTSIEIDTSNPEVVLGRKSISVDVNFGIRFDTVEELDDFFMRLAKELYQRMINLGVCGSTLTLKLAKRRAGASVVTAKFLGMGEVDFTNKSSRLGVATNDWGVIGSEIKVLYRMLNTPVQDLRGISVSMTNLKEAESVKSSKQMKLPFGAVSRDPSPSKDLMSFRSPREDPFEGPIKRNCPNEGSVSFAKLPFGPRRKRNTPTNFLDPFADGQQIDWEVFESLPLDIRRELESELRRRDLLKEKSPGKGKAYLQQLIPTQGGTAKYVRIIESPTRPLPKRKSTPVASPVKKPKPESVYDDSQSYDSSLLNQLPSSIKADVLKDIEYKQKIKKFDLVPMRAKVTRKVEKAKVEVKEVTPQWTKQQPKLFGLPLFLNNQVTASELRYKVRDWVNTSLNQGGPHEDDVVYFGTYLQKLLERGLFNKAVMLVRDILNILTYQKTVNNCIDENNVDNQLMFFMIGSDDWYKQVDAILKPIVGRYCKENDIVIKW; from the coding sequence ATGGATAATGTCCAGTATAAACACAAGGAGCAGGTAGATCAAATGGCGAAGGGTGAAGGGGAGGAGTTGAATGAAAGTCAATATCtgatttttttgaaaagtttacaTGATGAAACGCTAATATCTCACATCAATGGCCTTACTCAATCGCAGGGACAGAATGAACTATCATTTCAAGAGGCTTCCACGCCTAAAAGATTACCCTCAATACTTAGTTCTGCTAGTACTGACCCGTTTAATGATGGGTTGGATGAGGATATCTTGAACTTGGCTGAAAACGAGCAAAATCAAGGTAGAGAAGCTGTTGATGATAGCAACCAAGTCGCGTCTAACTCTGCTTCTACTCACTCTAATCATCTTAACGAAGTTGATGGCGAATCATCCGAAAGTGAAAAGGATGAAAGTGTTATTGGTAAACTTCACGAATTTGGTGATTACCGCACATATTTTGACTCCAAACGGatgaaacaacaaagacaagATGAGGCTTATGTCAAATGGGATCGAGAAAGAAGgaaacttcaaaatcaaaatctgCAGCCCCTGCCCATATTCTCTGGATGTACAATATTTGTGAATGGGCACACCAAACCATCAATCAACGAAATACATCGGTTGGTAATTCTTCGTGGCGGAAAGTTCTTAAGCTATTTGCCAAACAAATCTAGTGCAACTCACATCGTTTGTGATCGTTTGacaccaaagaaaaaagtaATGTTTAAGAATTGCCGAGTGGTGAAAGCACAGTGggttgttgattgtgttgaGGCAGATCGCCTTTTGGATTGGCAGCAGTATCGACTCATTTTGGATGTAGTGtacaatcaaaaacatcTAGACTTTCAACTGGAAAATCCCGAAGCGGCTAATGCGAACGAAGATGATGTAGAAACTCCTGAAGATGGGCCAGCACCAGTTGATGTGGTCAAAGATGAAGCTGAAGCTGAATTGGAAGAGTTAGACGAAGAGGATGATTTTGGGTCCACATTGTTAccagatgaagaaaatgtgttgcaaaagctGCAACAGTTTGAGAAGGGAGCTGAGGAGCAAAGAACTGGTGGAGAGAGCTTAAGTGAGGACATTCCGGAGTTTCAAGTTACCCCTCTTTCTGGATCTGCCAAGGGTGTGCACAAAGTGAAAGGAAGATATGTGTTAGATGCAAGACATCCTGACTTCTTAGCGGGTTTCTTTGCAAACTCAAGATTGCATTATTTGAGTATGTGGAAAGCTAATTtaagattgaaatttttaaGAAAAATCATTAAGGAAAATCTCCATAAGCCAACACAAGATCCGTTTCATGGAAACATTTCTGAGTCCAAAGTTATAATGCATATTGACtttgattgtttctttgCCACGGCATCTTGCTTAAAGCACCCAGATTTGGATATCAATAAAGACCCAATCGCTGTTGGTCATGGGGGAAATACGTCAGACGTTGCTAGTTGTAATTATGTTGCGAGAAAGTTTGGTGTCAGGAATGGTATGTGGTTGAGACTGGCGCAAAAGCTATGTCCCGACTTGATTTTATTAAACTATGAATTTGAGGCGTATGAGAGGTACTCAAGTGAGTTTTACAACTACCTCGTGAGTTGTAACTACTTTGACGCAATATATCCGGTGTCTATTGATGAGGTTTTGGTTGATGCGACATCTTATTGCAATAAGTCAGAGAAGAGGGTGGAGGAAACGGTCAAGGAACTTAGTTCCTTAATCAGAAAGCATGTTTACCAACTAACAAACTGTAGTGTGAGTGTTGGGCTGGCCTCCAACGTCTTACTTGCAAAATTGGCATTAAGAAGGGCCAAGCCAGATGGACAGTTTTCTTTATTCAATGGCGTTGCCGAATTTTTGCGGTTGGTCCCGGTAAAAGATTTACCTGGGGTTGGTAGGGGTATATTGGAGAAACTAGAGCCAGAAATTGGAAAGTCGCCACCCAAGATTGAAGACATTTTGCCGATATCCTCTTCAAGATTGATTCAGCTTTTAGGTGAAAAGACAGGTACCAAAATGTATCAATATACACGAGGTATAGACCACACCAGTATCGAAATCGACACCTCCAACCCCGAAGTTGTTTTAGGAAGGAAGTCCATTTCTGTTGATGTAAATTTTGGTATTCGATTTGATACAGTTGAGGAGTTGGATGACTTTTTTATGAGGTTGGCAAAGGAATTGTACCAAAGAATGATTAATTTGGGTGTGTGTGGCTCTACTTTGACTCTAAAACTagcaaaaagaagagcTGGTGCAAGTGTTGTAACTGCCAAATTTCTAGGTATGGGAGAGGTTGACTTTACCAATAAATCATCGAGACTTGGAGTGGCAACTAACGATTGGGGAGTCATAGGAAGTGAGATAAAAGTATTGTACAGAATGCTTAATACACCTGTCCAGGATTTGCGAGGTATATCTGTTAGTATGACCAACTTGAAAGAGGCTGAATCAGTCAAGAGCTCAAAGCAAATGAAATTACCGTTTGGAGCTGTGAGTCGGGATCCTAGTCCAAGCAAAGATTTAATGTCTTTTCGCAGTCCAAGAGAAGATCCTTTTGAGGGTCCGATTAAGAGAAACTGCCCTAACGAAGGTAGTGTCAGTTTCGCGAAGCTACCATTTGGTCCTCGCCGCAAGAGGAATACCCCAACAAATTTTCTAGATCCATTTGCCGATGGACAACAAATAGATTGGGAAGTATTCGAGTCTTTGCCGTTGGACATTCGTCGTGAGTTGGAAAGCGAATTGAGAAGAAGGGATCttttgaaggaaaaaaGTCCAGGTAAGGGAAAAGCCTACTTACAGCAGCTAATTCCGACTCAAGGAGGTACTGCAAAATATGTTCGAATAATTGAATCGCCAACGAGGCCACTACCAAAGAGAAAATCTACGCCCGTTGCTTCCCCTGTGAAGAAGCCTAAACCGGAATCTGTTTATGATGACTCACAGTCATATGATTCGTCTTTATTGAATCAGTTACCATCTTCGATCAAAGCTGATGTCCTAAAGGACATAGAGTACAAGcaaaagattaaaaaaTTCGACTTAGTGCCTATGCGTGCTAAGGTTACCCGAAAGGTTGAGAAGGCTAAGGTCGAGGTTAAAGAAGTGACTCCTCAGTGgacaaaacaacaacctAAATTGTTCGGCTTGCCTTTGTTCTTAAATAACCAGGTAACTGCTTCTGAATTACGTTACAAAGTCAGAGATTGGGTAAATACATCCTTGAATCAAGGGGGTCCACATGAAGACGACGTGGTCTACTTTGGAACatatttgcaaaaattgctTGAAAGGGGTCTATTTAATAAGGCAGTGATGTTGGTTCGTGATATCTTGAATATCTTAACGTACCAAAAGACTGTTAATAATTGCATAGATGAAAATAATGTAGATAACCAACTTATGTTTTTCATGATTGGAAGCGATGATTGGTATAAGCAAGTAGATGCTATTTTAAAACCTATTGTGGGAAGATACTGCAAAGAGAATGATATAGTAATAAAATGGTGA